In Spodoptera frugiperda isolate SF20-4 chromosome 3, AGI-APGP_CSIRO_Sfru_2.0, whole genome shotgun sequence, the genomic window TGTGCATGATAAAGTTCTGTAAATTCtattactttttcatttgtCCAAGCCGGTGACGATTTTGTGGATGAGAAAGCCATTCTCGCTCGACGTAATGCACTCGCTGCGTGTTGTAACAGAACTGAGCAAAGCGCCAACGTGTGGACAGATCGCGAGCGTTGGCGCAGATTCCTTTGATGAAACCGACACGAGCCGGCCAACTACCAACGCTCGCCCTAACGTTGGGACCAATGCCATTTTCTAGATCCACACGTTGGATGAATAGCGTTGGGGCCAATATTGGGGCCAACGTGTGGAGCCGgcgtaaaacaaaagaaaaaaaaatgacaatgaCTTGAATGTGTAGGTAGGCAATTCAAATTATACCTAACAGGACTAAACTGAAATTCAAGtgatatacctacctaagtagGCTTATGTacagttatacataatattacagtAGGTATTGTCGTGAATTTCTGattatttccttatttttacgctctataaaaatatctagGACATACGTTAATTAGATACTGTTATAACAAGCGTTATTGGGCAAACAGTATGCTTCCGACAATCCGACTGTTTCTTATTACGAATTTAGATttcaaattgataaatattttttattaaatgctcCTATTTTCCCGGATGTTTTCGAGGCTACACGTGTACATCGCTGCGTACATtgcattaaaatacattatactACGCGGAACTATTAGGAATAGGTATTCAGTAACTATTAATACCTACCGCACTTTATTCAATGGCAGTGCAAGGCTATTAAACCTATGATATTCACAGTTCGCATCGCTGAAAACACTTCGTTTTTGGTAAAGCGCCAAGTAAATATTTTGCGTGCGTAAAAAGATTTCCCGGAGACTTTAATGAGGGCATTTGTTTTCAAACGAATTCTAGGTGATTCAactttttatatgtatgaaattTCTCTTAAATGTTTTTCATCTATCTTTCTTGTTAACGTTAGATGCAAAAACAActgcatgttttttttaaacaactgAAGTTTACAATACAATCTTTTCCAGGTTCTCCAAGggcaaaaaaaacataatgattCTTAAATTTTAACTCCTAAATAAATAGGATGCTAATAAAATTGGTCTTTTCTTTACCAACATCTTAGGATATTATGGTCTATTCTTTAAAATACCATCTAGTTCTAGGTGGGTACAATAGAATAAGGTAAAATTGTATAGATTCTACTGCTTTATTCTAAAACTTTTGTTAAACAAAGTAACCATTTATCCATAGTATTCATGTTAAATATCTATGAATAGAGTTttgtaactaagatgataacaTTGTTACATACTTCATGGTATTttacgtcaacgtcacgccatttatGCTCGAAAGGGTAGgccgaggtgcacattacggcacgtaatacaatgtacacccacttttcactgtGCTATTAGCCCCGTGTAATtagggggcgagcctattgccatatactgtgcacaattccagacttcgtgctactactaagaaattttcgaaaaaccgaaaaaagcccagtagtagtTTAATCGATcggagaatcgaacccaaggcCCCTTGTTCGGCCGCACTTGcatccactcgaccaacgaagcagtcagtTCATGGTATTTTAATGATCATGTAATTAGTTATCTCTAAAGTCTTGTCCACATAATTATAGCATTGAGTGATTAACTTGTTAGTTAACTATGTTactaattactatgttattaatcaataatcaaaataaataaacaatggtcattaaataaaacaacatcatAGTCATGTACTCTTcaacagtaattattatttaaataaactaagaattaacaatatttacacCAATAATACAAACAACTTTGTAGTTTACGACTATAGGAATAAAGCGCTATATCAATTAGCCTCCTAATCACTTCTTTTTTTCTTCAACAGCTTCCCAAGGGCGAGGCCCTCTCTTGTTTTCCCAGTTGTCTATGTCAAGTTTCTGTATTTCTTCATATGTTTCTTCTAAAGTGACATTCTTCTCTTTGTTAAGTCCCATTTTCGCTGCCTCCTCTCTACTTACACCTTTTACCTTAGAAAATTGGTATCTGAAaggaaataataagtaattttattacttttttttatcaataatactttttgCATAATAAATAGGATGGGTGTTTGTTAAtcttcaatttaaaaacatcaGATTGAGATTagattttacatacaaatagttcattgtttaaattaacataaggatgtttcatacaataaattttaagtaaagtGATGACTGTTAAAGGAAACAATGAGTATTGCCTACTGCTATTAAGGAAATGATGACAAATAGTCcacatatgtaggtattattaatacattatCTCTACACTTGCCATTCTTAAGAATTTGTACTCAAACAATATAGTGTTCTATCTATTTAGTCCATACAATAgataatgacaaaatattagacacattttttttaaagttgttgCATATAGTTGCAATACTTAGATGAAATGAATCAATGTTTAGTAATGGGAGCTGGCTATGTCATTTCTAAGTATAGAATGTACATAGAAGTGATGTCATGCAAGATTTCAAATCCATACATCatgcaaagtatttttttccataataaactaaaaaaatacataacaatatacaatatttttaaataatcaaccagacagacattacaataaaaattagttgTCAATCCTATTGAGAAATTATTGCAGATAACAGTAATAAATATCATGAATATCATCAACTTATCATATACTCATATCaacttataataacataattatattgactAATGCATTCTTTACACAAGATTTCATCAGcattttggaaataattattGCTTATCAACATTCAGGATATGACCTTAACTCTGATTACTTATGACTTAGTTAATTCCTACACTATTATTGCTCCAAGTGAATTGGTTGAAAATCATGTTTTGATTCTCTTGCAAGATCTAGCAATTTTActgttaataaataacaatgattatttgtaggtatgttattatgttatgtactcaatttgtacattatttaaaaccaTGTGTTCATATTTAAACACTAACCAAAAGTTACAGATAAGATAGTAGAAGGAAgcaatgtaaaaatattaatttctttacatAGTACGATGCCATAGTAAAGGGGCTCTTTTGTAATGccattatacaaacatataacAAACTGAGGTAATATTTAATCACATTAgttacaataatacaataattgaGTTAAAAGGACACGTATGTTTTTCAAAGAATGTAAAAATCACCTGATTTGTGTCCATTCTCGCAAACCGAATGATCCTCCaaccataaataaaatgaagGGCAAACCATACTTAAATGATTTCCGTTTGCTTAAGGTCGAGAGGGTATTGTACATAGAACCTAGTCGGGCATTTAATTCTTGCATCATTTCCAAAATTTTAGGAATTCAGAGAAGATAAACACCGTGATATAACAACATAACCTTAAATTCTTATATTGACAGTTCCGTCTTCCGTCAAATGTCAACTCAACAGtagctttttttgttttgacaatGAAATGCACGTAGTCGAAGATATTGTAGAAAACTATTTTATGCATACGTTTGTGtcaattaagttaataaaatatttgttatttatttatccataCAGACTAATGGAGAATTATGATTACAGATTCGCAATAAAagctaaaaacaaaaatacctatttgttttaGGACGATGCTTACGACTGTCACTAAACAGCTGATATCGCCATTTTCctaaattttgttgtttagcGTCAGCCCGTCAGGCGTCAGCTTCGAGTTTGATTATAAATCTTTGTTCTATTTACTAGTACATATTGTGTAAAATGGTGGAATTTGTAGCTAAGTGATACAGCGATATTAACCATGGCATCCACCAGTCAAGCCAAACCAGTGTATTACGAAGATCCTCCGCCCGGTGCTCTCAACGAAGATGAATTCTTCTGTACGGAGAGAATAGTACCACGTAAAATCAAGCCTCAAAATTTAGTGATACGGCTTATGGATAGAGAAATTTACGGTTCCCGAAAACCTGGCTCTCACTTTCATGTCGTTCGAGAGTTTTATCAAAACGTGTTTCCGAATTTGACTATTGTTAATGTAGAAAAACCACCATGTTTCCTGAGGAAATTTAGCCCAGATGGAAAGCATTTCATAGCATTTTCTGCTGACCAAACATCTCTAGAGGTATAgacatgattttaaaataacatgctATTCATTCTACATGCTTTTTCTATGAAGTTTTTTAAATGGattccaaaacatttttacagaTTTATGAGTACAGAGGTGCCTCTGCTGCCGGAGATCTAGTTGCAGGATATCCTTCAGATTTACTTAATGCTGATGCTGATGCACACCATAGAATTAGAACTCACATTTTTTACAGGTTTTTTAAGGTAAACATCTTTTATTAACTAATCAGATGTAAATTAACTTATGTATGAAATGGTGGATATGTTAGGTACCAAACAATATAATGAGTCTCAAATTACTATCTATATCTTTTCAGCCGAAGTTCACAGTAAATGTGTGTCAGCAAAGAGAAGTGCAGAGGTCTGAGCGCAATGTTGGCCACATGCCCGTAATGGACCAGCAGTTGAACAGAGAGTGCAGTCTGTTCACTGAAGACGGAAGATATGTCATTGTGGGATCAGCAGCACACATTCCTGATGACCTTAGACCACATTTCTATCATATCCATAGCAACAATGAAGCTGTTACTCCTACTATTAGGTATTTTGCTAAAAAGTAATGATACAATAATCAACCAAGATTTGTTACTTATTTGACTCATTTTCTGTCTTGTTTCAGATCAGCTCTAGAAGATTATTCCCTCCATCTTGTTGACTTGCATCAAGGCAAGTTGTGTGACACAAAGCATTTCAGAATTGACAAAATTTACCTGTCTCACAATCAAGGGATTTATTTGTACAAGGAAGTGTTAGCAGTTCTATCAGTGCAGCATCAAACAATACACTTGTTCCAGATTGTTGAAGGCATGCTCATAGAAATAAGGAAAATTGGCAGATTTTGCTATGATGACGATCCATTTATAGTGAACTCTGTTTTTGTGCCATTAACAAATGAAAGACCCTTTCATGAAGAAACCATTAATAGCCTAAAACACAGATTACtagttttcctttttaaaagggcTAAGACAATCAGTGATGAATCTAGAGACCCCCTTGAACTAAGGaagttttacaaatattttgacatGTTCAAAAGTCTTCGGATGTGGAAGATGCAGTTGTTAGATGAGGATCACCTTTTTATAAAGTATGCCAGCGAAGAGGTCGTGACATTGCGTGTGGCAGAACCTAACAGTCAGTCATCGTTTTTCGTCATTTACCAAATAAGTGAAAGCAAAATATTAGAAGTATATGAGAACACATCAGAAGGTCTTTTACAGCTTTTTGAGAATTACTGTGACTGCTTTAGAAATGCCAGGCTATGCGCCGACTCACAGTTCACTTGTTCTCCATCTAATAATCTTTATGCAAGGCTTACACAACAAAGATTTAAACAAACTATAGTTAGAGCTATTTATGGAGGCCGAACCGAAGCCACAAAGAGAATTCTAGCGCAGCTGCCTATCAGTGCACAGTCTTATAGTGGATCTCCATATTTAGATCTAGGACTATTCAGCTATGATGACAAATGGGTCTCCGTTATGGAAAGGCCAAAAGCGTATGGAGAATATCCCATAAGGTAAGATATTACAACCCtaagaatattatgttttatgttgctTCTATAACAGTTGCTCATTATCTTTTAGCCTTAGTACTGCAGTgggatcatggctgaaatctaatcaTTATATTTCGTCACATTACAGATTTTATGCACGTGACTCGGGATTACTAAAATTCAAGATTTACGCAGGCGTTTTAGGACAGTCAGTGCCAGCTAGTGCGCGGAGACTTGTCGCATTCACATTCCATCCAACCGACCCATTCGCCATCAGTGTACAGAGAACGAACTCTGAATATATTGTGAATTTCCATATTAGAAACGCGGTGTTTAGTTAAAACTTAGactaattatgtaataataagtgtaaaatgtattaataatattatttaatactacTGTGTAGTATAtagggtgcgttggggtaacatcggacggattttcgaatagttgcgaggatgttgcaaaaacttaattttctcCATTTTGGTACACAGcacattaatgaaaaatagtggaaaCGAATCATTATTAAACAtagtgtaatttttaatttcatttatttataaatactcaatactttttgctCTGCAAGCCTATAAAACCaggacacattttttttttatgtaatgacGATTTGGTCATCTTGGGGTAAGTTcgaacaacaatttaaaataacttctaGTGCTTGGAGCACAAGGTGTATGAAAGGAACGTATCCTATCTTTCCTGTACTTTAACATGACAtcacaaaaatttacctaatacaacaaatatagatgttccagatgattctttttttttcgttaaatttgtccgatcttaccccgcataccaaatttcaaagaaattgtgTTTCTCAAAGTTTGGATTTATCCTCGAGCATGCTACCAAATACATCACGCGCCTGTTAAAGTATtagtaataatattgaaatactgTATAGTTGGTAGTGAAATTAATGGAATGAGGGAATCGGAAatcgaatattaaaataataaaacgaatttgtgttagtataaaattttatattgtaataatgtacttacttaataGAAATcagtaacttaaaattaaaatattttcatgtgaaatacaattcaaaataacaatatttttttttatcaaagaatTGGCAAGGatctagaaaataataaaaacataattatccataacaaaacaaacatatttaggaacattttaccctcttaaaatatagaaaacacAAACAGAAtgaatactataataataaaattttcattttacaatGTGAAAACAAATtgcttataaatgatatttattttgcaaataagttacaatgtaactcttttacacgtcaatctcttaaataactagatgagaccgGTATTGCcaatcggactactctgagaagaaatgccgaaacaaactcagagtttgtctcttttaaagtcaagACAATATCAGACAAGATCAATTAAAGAtctcggagaaccgtgcaagttggttctgtagtggtcttttgaggaaagaaccacaacagtttgagcggacctgtggacaattgtgtcagaatggtcgatcattgagcagtgcaaaaGGGACGGatctatgtaggttgtatagctccttccctcttgcactgctcaatgatcgaccattctgacacaattgtaattgCTGACTAAGGCTCCAGGTCCACTCAAACAAccgccttagtctgctattacaattgtgtcagaaaggtcgatcattgagcagtgcaaaagggacggagctatgtaggttgtatacctccttccctcttgcagtGCTCAATGaacgaccattctgacacaattgtaattgCTGACTAAGGCTCCAGGTCCACTCAAACAACcgcttagtctgctattacaattgtgtcagaaaggtcgatcattgagcagtgcaaaaGGGACGGAGCTACATAGCTCCTCTACAACCTACATAGGTTGTATacctccttccctcttgcactgctcaatgttcgaccattctgacacaattgtaatagcagactaaggcccctgttcaGATGGAAGCACGCATGTGTctcagtttacaattagctcagctgacggctgttgctgaatgatccgacgaacaataccaaccaaaaaacatttgggtaggccacataAATGCTTatactgtcagaatataattaacgaaaaataaaatgactagccaATATATCAAATTATACTGCCAATATACCTAATTTTACCATAAACAATTATATCAAAGAATTGACCACTGTTATGGACATTTCAGTATTATTAAGACAACATTCCTAATTAAACTGAAATATCTATAACAAtggtatagaaaaataaaaatcaaaaccaaaaaataaaaatcaaaacaaaatgtacctttcagaaatattttgccatcttaaagtataaaaaaatcacaaacacggaataataaaattaccgttaacataattattcaatttaaaagaaattttcatcatcatcattcataAGGGTATACTCAACAGGATCTTCATTTATTTGTAGTAATTCTATCACCTTAACTATATTAGAATCAGGTACGTGGTCTTCATCTTTACGCTTAGGAATAAcaaattttatgttgttttttttgccaacatttctataaaattttattttgtacatatttgtatcaatattttcaatgataCCAACGTAATATGTCCAAGTTCGTTTGTAATATCGAACAAGAACTGTATCCCCAATACTATATTTCTTCGAATCATTATTTTTGGtctcaccatcatcatcatcatctttatcAATGTTAATGTAATAGTTTCCACTTAAATCTTTTTGATCTTGTTTCGTTACTTTTGTCAGGGAATtaactttctttgtttttttctttggtGTGGTTGGACTATGTATTAGTTTTCGTTTTTGGTTTGTAAACAAATCTAAATCTTTATCAATTGGCTTTAGTTGTAAACTTCTGGGTGGAATTTTATAGAAAGCTTGGTTTTCTGGTGTAATTTTTACAGACGACAAGATAGtcactttatttttatcttttgcCTTAACGAATGTCGGTTCGGTATGAATTTCGGGAATTATTTCATATCTCTCTTCATAGGTATCATCCCTTTGGCTTGCTGTTTTCTCTTGATTATTATCCATTTCctgtatttctttaattatttgttcaATTTGTTCTTCTCTAGATGCTAATTCTAAATCAGTCTTGTTTTCCTCATACATATTAAAGTCAGTCAATTTATCACAGTCAGAAAATATATCACTAAAATAATCTATTATGTCAGAATCACTATGTACGCTCATCTGAACACTTTCAATTGTCGTTACACTGCTATTAGATCTTTTACGCTTTTTCATTGCTCTCTTTGTAGTTGTCTTTTGGcctgatttatttaatacatttttcttcttGTATTCATCAAACTTGTCCAcatttaaatgattttctttGTCAGCTCTAGTGCGTTTTCCTACTCCTTTGCCTTTTTTAGAAATACACAAGTCAGGCTTGTTCTTATTTGTCAAAATCGACACATTCGTTACAGTTGCTTCTGTTCTTAAGTTTTTATCTTGAATCCCAGATGGTCCTGGTATAGGATCAAATGCAtcatttttagatttttgttcCCGTTTCGTTGCCTTCTGTATTTCTTTTTCCTTTGCGAATTCTAtctctttttgtttttctaaaaatGATTTTGTAATCACTTCTGCACCTTTCGCGATTCGTTTTAACTTAACAGCTTTATTGTTCTTAGAGTTTTGAGGGTTTTGTGAAACTTTTTCTAATAGCATTTGTTCGAAATTGGCGAGTGGTTGTTGCAGACTGTTTCTATGTTCTAAATTCAGTGAGTCCAACATGTTAGagttatcaatattattatttgtagaaatAGAGCCGTTATAAGACATgaatttactaattttattcagACATATCTGTGTTAGAGTTTTCGGTTGTTTTAAAGTCGTCAAAGCCATGTGTTTTTGCCATCGCGCATAAGCTGCTGGATCATATTTGTCCTTTGGTATAACCGCAGGATTAAAAGGGTAAATACCACCTTTTTTAAAGCCATTTTTTATTACATGTGGTTTGGTTTCCTGCCACGCATCCGCAAACATTTGAGCAAAACTTTcctttcttaattttattccaaCGTTTTGTCTCTGCTATTTTACGAGGTTTCTATCccaaattgttttaaaagatttaaacaCAGCCAAGTCTAACGGTTGCAATAGATGTGAAGTGTGGGCAGGCAGCTTCAATATAGTGATGTTATTCTCTACTGCTAAAGCTACCACTTTATCATCGACATGACTGACATGTCCATCATACACCAATAATACGGGCCTGTCTTCACCCAAATTAggtataaatacttttaatatgtaatcataaaaaatatccgtTTCCATCCAGCCTCGTTTGCTGGCTGCATACGCAAGATTGAAATCGTATTTTTCAGGAGTCTGTAACATCCACTGTTCGTACATGTGTTTGCCCTTAAAAACGATCAGTGGGTCCAATTTCTGTCCAGCTGCATTAACAGTAgttaaaactgtgatattttcCTTAGCGCTTCCATATGTTGTTCGTGTACAAGCCTCCCCTCTGGCACCTACAACTTTCGTTTTTGTAGGATCAAGACATACTGACGTTTCGTCTAGGTTCCAAATTTGTTTGGGATCTGTAATATTTAATTCCTGGAGTGTATTTTtaagaacattaaaatattcgTTGATAATAAATGGATCGGTCATTTTTTTTCTAACGAATTCTACTGGTTGcggtttttttatagataaattgTGGCGTTGCCGAAAAGAAATAAACCAGTCCGGTCCCGGTCTATCATCTTTGAAGggggttttaattttattttttttttataaaatcttggGTAACATCAAGTATTTCTTGTCTTGATAACCCCCAACCCCACTTTTCCAGTATTCGTAGGCAGTTTGCCAGTTGAGCTTCTAATGGTGGTGGGATAGCTGTCGGCCTGCCGAGGGTAGTACTTAATgttgctgttttttttaaaattcgGTCACTAAGTGTCGATGTAGGTATGCCGTACATTTTTGAAGCGGCTGCATATGTTAATTCTCTATTATTTATTCGCTGGATTGCTAACTCCAGCGCTTCTTTTGTGTAAGCAGTGGCCCGCGAAGAGGTTCGGGAGTATTTACGTGGCATCTGCGAATAAATTGTTGATCTAAGTATCTATCTAACCCGAGACACAAACCCTAACATCTCAAAAACAGCTACGTaagttagtttaatttaaatgatattttctaCATAATAGGTTAAAATCCCATTGTTCGATTCTGTAGCTATCTGACTTTT contains:
- the LOC118274126 gene encoding DET1 homolog, with amino-acid sequence MASTSQAKPVYYEDPPPGALNEDEFFCTERIVPRKIKPQNLVIRLMDREIYGSRKPGSHFHVVREFYQNVFPNLTIVNVEKPPCFLRKFSPDGKHFIAFSADQTSLEIYEYRGASAAGDLVAGYPSDLLNADADAHHRIRTHIFYRFFKPKFTVNVCQQREVQRSERNVGHMPVMDQQLNRECSLFTEDGRYVIVGSAAHIPDDLRPHFYHIHSNNEAVTPTIRSALEDYSLHLVDLHQGKLCDTKHFRIDKIYLSHNQGIYLYKEVLAVLSVQHQTIHLFQIVEGMLIEIRKIGRFCYDDDPFIVNSVFVPLTNERPFHEETINSLKHRLLVFLFKRAKTISDESRDPLELRKFYKYFDMFKSLRMWKMQLLDEDHLFIKYASEEVVTLRVAEPNSQSSFFVIYQISESKILEVYENTSEGLLQLFENYCDCFRNARLCADSQFTCSPSNNLYARLTQQRFKQTIVRAIYGGRTEATKRILAQLPISAQSYSGSPYLDLGLFSYDDKWVSVMERPKAYGEYPIRFYARDSGLLKFKIYAGVLGQSVPASARRLVAFTFHPTDPFAISVQRTNSEYIVNFHIRNAVFS
- the LOC118274127 gene encoding cytochrome c oxidase assembly protein COX16 homolog, mitochondrial; translation: MMQELNARLGSMYNTLSTLSKRKSFKYGLPFILFMVGGSFGLREWTQIRYQFSKVKGVSREEAAKMGLNKEKNVTLEETYEEIQKLDIDNWENKRGPRPWEAVEEKKK